CGTCTACTTCTCCGCTTCCTACGCCAACGCGATCACGAGCGAACTGCTCGGATTCGACCTGTCGCCGAGCGGGGCGAACATGATGTGGGTCTGGTACGTCGTGCTGTACCTGGCCTTCGTGCTACTGAACGCGTCGGGCGCGTCGATCTCGTTCACGTTCGCGATCGTCGTCTCGATCATCTCGATCGGCATCATCGTGGTCTTCTCGGTGATGGCCGTCGCCTCCGGCGCGTTCCAGTGGGGCAACCTGTGGGACATCGTCCCCGATCCCGGCCAGACCGAGTTCCTGCCGCACGGCGTGCTGCCGATCCTGTTCGCCCTGCCGTTCGCGATGTGGTTCTTCCTCGGCATCGAAGAGCTCCCGCTCGCGGCAGAGGAGTCGCACAACCCCGTCCGCGACATCCCCAAGGCGGGCTTCTGGGCCCGCGGCACGCTGATCGTCACCGGCCTGCTGGTGCTGTTCCTGAACACCGGCGTCATCGGCGCGGAGGCGACCGGCGTGGCGGGCGAGCCGCTGCTGGACGGCTTCCGCGCGATCGTCGGCGACGAGGTCGCCGCGGTCCTGGCTCTGCTCGCCCTCGTCGGCCTGCTGGCATCCCTGCAGGGCATCATGTTCGCCTACGGCCGCAACATGTACTCGCTCTCCCGCGCGGGGTACTACCCGCGGTTCCTCTCGCTCACCGGCAAGCGCCAGACTCCGTGGGTCGCGCTGCTGGTCGGCGCGGTCATCGGGTTCGTCGCACTGGTCGTGCTGGACCTGCTCGCCGCCGTCAACGAGGGCGCCGGGGCGGTCGCCGGTGCGATCGTGCTGAACATCGCGGTGTGGGGCGCGGTGCTGGCCTACCTGCTGCAGATGGTCTCGTTCATCATCCTGCGCCGGAAGTTCCCGAACGCATCGCGGCCGTACCGCAGCCCGTGGGGCATCCCGGGAGCCGTGATCGCAGCGGCGATCTCCGCGCTGATCTTCGTCGGGTTCCTGCTGAACCCGACCTTCCTGCCGGCGATCATCGCGATCGGCATCGTCTACGTCGTGATCCTCATCGGCTTCGCGCTGTTCTTCCGTCACCGGCTCGTGCTCTCGCCCGAAGAGGAGTACGCCCTCTCCGGCGGAACCCACGGCGACCCGCAGGCCGAAGGGTACGACGCGATGGAGACCGAGGTGTTCGGCGACACCAGATAGCGCTCGGCAGGGGGAACGGGGTCGGAGCGGTGTGGGGGACGCTCCGGCCCCGCACTGCGTCGGCCTAGTAGAGGAGCAGCTGGGCGGCCTGCGTCGAGCGGATGCCGCCGATCTCCACGCTCAGGTTGTACGACGCGCCGCCACCGGGCGCGACCTGCCGGTCGGTCGACCCGCAGGAGTCCACCGACGAACGGGTGCGATCCCACGCGAGGGGCGCCGCGCTCGAGACGGACTGCCCGGCCGCCAGCAGCACGACCATGTCGCTGGGTTCCGTCTGGCAATCTGTCGAGCGCCACCAGACGTCGTCACCGCTCTTGATCGTGAAGACCTGGCTGCTCGTCCCGACGTTGATCGAGCAGTCCTCGTCGCCGTTGTTCGTCAGCTGAATGGACAGCTGCGGGTTCTGCCCTGATCCGTAGGTCTCCGAATCGGTGATCGGCTCGACGGTGACGTCTTTCGCGACGCACGGCGTGGCGGTCGGCGTCTGCTGCGCGGTGGGTGTGGCCTCAGGAGCATCGGCCGCGGCATCCGCTCCTGTTCCATCGGCGGCGGGTGTCGTCGAACCGGGCACCGGCAGCTCGGAGACCGGCGCGCTCGTCCGCGACGTCGTCGGAGCGGGCGTCGATCCGGTCACCGCTGCACGCCACGGCTGCGCGATCAGCAGCCACACCAGGGCGATGACCGCGAGCAGCCCGACGATCAGGACGATGCGCCGCCGACGGTACACGGCGGGGGAATGGCGCCGGCGCGGGGGTTCACTGCTCATGCATTCAGGCTAAGCCGGGCCGTTCGCGCTCGGGAGTCGGCGCGCCCCACAGCGGACGGCTTCAGGGCGTTTCCTCACGATCGGCGTGTGCGGAGTCCGTCCAGCGCGACGGTCAGCACATCGCGCGCCAGTTGCGCCGGATCCTCCGCACCCGCCGGGCGGTACCACTCCACGATCGAGTTGACCATTCCGAACAGGAGGCGGGTGGCGAGGGATGCCTCGACGTCGGCGCGCACGGATCCCTCCAGCTGCGCGGCACTCACGATCTCGGTCACCTTCTCATCGAAGGCGCGGCGGCGGGCGAGGGCGCTGCGCTCGACCTCGCTGTTGCCGCGCACTCGCAGCAGCAGGGTGACATACGGCAACCGGTCGACCAGGACCTGCACCGCGCGGTCGAGCACGTAGCCCAGCCGATCCCCCGGCGTCCCGGAGACGGCGTCCGGTTCGAGGAGCACCCCCTCCAGCCCGCCGAGCGCCTGATCGAGCGCGCTGCTGAGCAGCTGCTCCTTCGAGGTGAAGTGGTGGTACATCGCCGACTTCGACAGACCGAGCCGCTCGGCCAGCAGCGCGACGGAGGTCGCGTCGTAGCCGTGCTCGATGAAGGTCGTCACCGCGACCTCGAGGATCTGCCTCTGGTCGTAGCCGGGGCGTCCGCGTCGCGCGGCGACGGGCGCGGGAAGGTCGGTCACGCTCCCAGTGTGTCATCGCGGTCGCGATGCGCGAGCGGGGGCGCGCGTTTCCTGAACGATCGGTAAGGTATTGCCCGTGGACGAACGAGCAGCGGTCGGCATCCTCCCGAGTTTCGTGCGGGGATCGTGGTGGACACCGGTCGAGGCAGCGGATGCCGCGGACGTGCGCGATGCGACCACCGGCGATCTCGTGGCGAGGGTCAGCACGAGCGGCCTCGACCTGGCGGCCGCGCTCGAGTACGGCCGCACCGCGGGGCAGGCGAGCATCGGCGCGCTCACGTTCCACGAGCGAGCGATGCTGCTCAAGCAGTTCGCGGTCGTGCTCACCGAGCG
This portion of the Microbacterium pygmaeum genome encodes:
- a CDS encoding amino acid permease, whose amino-acid sequence is MSQASNSTSRSESAKVAGATYTRAGDGYFEKRTLKRSAGVWGLWGLAVAAVISGDFSGWNFGIDFAGFGGMLIAFVILVAMYYGMIFSIGEMAAAMPHTGGAYSFARSAMGPWGGLITGAAETIEYVATTAVIVYFSASYANAITSELLGFDLSPSGANMMWVWYVVLYLAFVLLNASGASISFTFAIVVSIISIGIIVVFSVMAVASGAFQWGNLWDIVPDPGQTEFLPHGVLPILFALPFAMWFFLGIEELPLAAEESHNPVRDIPKAGFWARGTLIVTGLLVLFLNTGVIGAEATGVAGEPLLDGFRAIVGDEVAAVLALLALVGLLASLQGIMFAYGRNMYSLSRAGYYPRFLSLTGKRQTPWVALLVGAVIGFVALVVLDLLAAVNEGAGAVAGAIVLNIAVWGAVLAYLLQMVSFIILRRKFPNASRPYRSPWGIPGAVIAAAISALIFVGFLLNPTFLPAIIAIGIVYVVILIGFALFFRHRLVLSPEEEYALSGGTHGDPQAEGYDAMETEVFGDTR
- a CDS encoding TetR/AcrR family transcriptional regulator, giving the protein MTDLPAPVAARRGRPGYDQRQILEVAVTTFIEHGYDATSVALLAERLGLSKSAMYHHFTSKEQLLSSALDQALGGLEGVLLEPDAVSGTPGDRLGYVLDRAVQVLVDRLPYVTLLLRVRGNSEVERSALARRRAFDEKVTEIVSAAQLEGSVRADVEASLATRLLFGMVNSIVEWYRPAGAEDPAQLARDVLTVALDGLRTRRS